One Carboxydothermus pertinax genomic window carries:
- a CDS encoding L7Ae/L30e/S12e/Gadd45 family ribosomal protein, which produces MNKVEGILGLALRAKKLLVGETEVLMGIKKRQIVGIILAIDLAESQKRKFEFLAKENGLLKVNWGTKEKFGRILNRRPTGILGFKDSGFWQKILQEIGYDQGVN; this is translated from the coding sequence GTGAACAAAGTTGAAGGAATCTTGGGTTTAGCCTTAAGGGCGAAAAAGCTTTTGGTGGGAGAAACGGAGGTTTTAATGGGGATAAAGAAACGCCAAATTGTAGGAATAATTTTAGCGATAGACCTGGCCGAAAGCCAGAAAAGAAAATTCGAGTTTTTAGCGAAGGAGAATGGTCTATTGAAAGTTAACTGGGGTACCAAAGAAAAATTTGGGAGAATTCTAAACCGCCGTCCCACGGGAATTTTAGGCTTTAAGGATAGCGGATTTTGGCAAAAAATTTTACAAGAAATTGGTTATGACCAGGGGGTGAATTAA
- the rnpM gene encoding RNase P modulator RnpM: MAKQKKVPLRMCLGCQEMKPKKELIRVVRTPEGEVLIDKTGKKAGRGAYICPSLTCFEQAKKGKKFEKALNHPVSPEIIEKLQQELLESEQS; the protein is encoded by the coding sequence ATGGCTAAACAAAAAAAAGTTCCACTGAGAATGTGTCTTGGTTGTCAGGAAATGAAGCCGAAAAAAGAGTTAATCCGGGTAGTAAGGACTCCGGAGGGAGAAGTTTTAATTGACAAAACGGGCAAAAAAGCTGGGCGCGGGGCCTATATCTGCCCGTCCCTGACTTGTTTTGAACAGGCCAAAAAAGGTAAAAAGTTTGAGAAGGCTTTAAATCATCCGGTTTCTCCCGAAATAATCGAAAAATTACAACAGGAGCTCTTAGAAAGTGAACAAAGTTGA
- the nusA gene encoding transcription termination factor NusA, translating into MNTEFLQAVQEIEKQKGIPAEVLLEATEQALLSAYKKNYGINQNARVHIDRVTGEVKVYALKTVVEEVTDPRLEVSLEEARAKDPRLNIGDVLEIEVTPRNFGRIAAQNAKQVVIQRIREAERNQIYEEFSEREGDIITGIVRRIDQKNIYVDLGKTEAILPPQEQIPGENYSFGDRIKAYLVEVKKTSKGPNIILSRTHPGLLKRLLELEIPELYDGTVELKSIAREAGSRSKIAVYSKDENVDPVGACVGNKGLRIKNIVDELNGEKIDVVKWSPDPAKFIANALSPAKVTSVEVFEDEKVARVIVPDYQLSLAIGKEGQNARLAAKLTGWKIDIKSESQVGGI; encoded by the coding sequence ATGAATACTGAGTTTTTACAGGCTGTACAAGAGATTGAAAAACAAAAAGGGATTCCGGCGGAAGTGCTTTTGGAGGCAACGGAGCAAGCATTGCTTTCGGCGTACAAAAAAAATTATGGGATAAACCAAAACGCCCGGGTTCATATTGACCGGGTTACCGGAGAAGTAAAGGTATATGCTTTAAAAACTGTGGTGGAAGAGGTTACCGATCCTAGGTTAGAAGTAAGCTTAGAAGAAGCCCGGGCTAAAGATCCGAGACTAAATATTGGTGACGTGTTAGAAATTGAAGTGACTCCCCGAAATTTTGGCCGAATTGCTGCTCAAAACGCAAAACAAGTGGTCATCCAGAGGATTCGGGAAGCGGAAAGAAACCAAATTTACGAAGAGTTTTCGGAGCGGGAAGGGGACATCATTACTGGAATTGTCCGGAGAATTGACCAAAAAAATATTTACGTGGACCTCGGTAAAACTGAAGCAATCCTTCCCCCACAAGAGCAAATTCCTGGAGAAAATTACAGCTTTGGGGATCGGATTAAAGCTTATCTGGTTGAGGTCAAGAAAACCAGTAAAGGGCCTAACATTATTTTATCAAGAACCCACCCGGGGCTTTTAAAAAGGTTATTAGAATTAGAGATACCAGAACTTTATGACGGTACGGTAGAACTAAAGAGTATTGCCCGGGAAGCGGGTTCTCGTTCCAAAATTGCGGTTTATAGTAAAGATGAAAATGTTGACCCGGTCGGAGCCTGTGTTGGGAATAAAGGTCTTCGCATAAAAAACATTGTTGACGAACTAAATGGAGAGAAAATTGATGTAGTGAAGTGGAGTCCAGACCCGGCAAAGTTTATAGCCAATGCCTTAAGTCCAGCGAAAGTTACCAGTGTGGAGGTTTTCGAGGATGAAAAAGTTGCCCGGGTGATAGTACCCGATTATCAGCTATCACTAGCCATTGGAAAAGAAGGGCAAAATGCCAGACTTGCGGCTAAGCTCACTGGTTGGAAAATAGATATTAAGAGCGAATCGCAGGTTGGGGGGATTTAA